The DNA region AAGTTAGGGTCTCACCCCATCGTTGTTAATGGCGTTAGGGGAACTTATTTTGCCGTTTGGGCACCCAATGCCGGCTACGTTGGTGTTAAAGGCGATTTCAACGGTTGGCAGGATGAGGGTCATGCGCTTTCCCGCAAAGGGGAATCCGGGATCTGGGAAGGCTTTATTCCCGAAATGACCAAAGGCAGCCTCTACAAGTACCGCATCGTTAACCACGATAACGGCTATGCAGTGGACAAAGCCGACCCGTTTGCCAAATCTCAAGAAAGTCCGCCTCGAACCGCTTCTGTTGTCTGGGATAGCGCATACAGTTGGCATGACAGCGAGTGGATGGGTAAACGGGAACGCTTGCAAGCCCTCGATGCGCCCATGTCCATCTATGAAGTGCACTTAGGTTCTTGGATGCGAGTCCCAGAAGAGGGAAATCGCTTTCTCACCTACCGGGAACTGGCCTCAAAACTGGCTGACTATGTGAACCGGCTCGGTTTCACCCACGTTGAATTGATGCCAATTACTGAGCATCCATTCTATGGCTCATGGGGATATCAAACCACCGGCTATTTCTCCCCAACGAGCCGGTATGGAACTCCCCAAGACTTTATGTATATGGTGGATTATCTTCACCAGCAAGGCATTGGGGTGATTTTGGATTGGGTGCCTTCCCACTTCCCCACGGATTTGCATGGACTGAATTATTTTGATGGCACCAACCTTTACGAACACTCTGATCCCCGCCAAGGCTTCCATCCCGACTGGCAGAGTAGTATTTTTAACTATGGCCGGCATGAAGTCCGTAGTTTTCTAATCAGCAGTGCTTTCTTCTGGCTGGATAAGTGCCACATTGACGGACTGCGGGTAGATGCGGTGGCATCGATGCTGTATTTAGACTACTCCCGTAAAGACGGAGAATGGATTCCCAATGAATTCGGCGGACGGGAAAATTCACGGGCAATTGATTTTCTGCGCCGGTTTAATGCGGCAATTTATGAACATTTCCCCGGTGTTCAAACCATTGCGGAGGAGTCTACCGCGTGGGCAAAGGTTTCTCGCCCACTTTATGATGGCGGTTTGGGGTTTGGGCTGAAATGGGACATGGGCTGGATGCACGACACGCTCAGCTATATGTCCTGCGATCCCGTTTACCGGAAGCACCATCAGAATCAACTCACCTTCCGCATGATCTACGCTTTTAATGAGAATTTTGTCTTGCCACTTTCTCACGATGAAGTGGTTCATGGCAAAGGTTCACTCATCAATAAAATGCCGGGAGATGCGTGGCAGAAATTTGCCAATATGCGCTTGCTTTTTGGCTATATGTACGCCCAGGCAGCGAAGAAACTGATATTTATGGGCGGAGAATTCGGCCAGTGGTCTGAATGGAGTCATGATCGCAGTTTGGATTGGCATCTTTTGGATTCTCCCTCTCATGCCGGTTTGCAAAAGTGGGTGAGTGATTTAAATCGCATTTATCGCACTGAACCGGCGCTGCATGAACTTGATTTTGACTGGCAAGGGTTTGAGTGGATTGATTGTAATGATGCGGAACAAAGCACTATCAGTTTAGTTCGCAAGGGCAAGTCTGAAAATGAAGTCGTGTTAGCTGTCTGTAATTATACGCCGCTGCCTCGTTACAATTACCGCGTTGGTGTGCCGAAAGAGGGGTTCTGGCAGGAGTTACTAAACAGCGATGCTGTTGATTATTTTGGCAGCGGTTTGGGCAATTTTGGGGGCTTAACAGCAGAAGCAATTCCCTGTCACAACCAGCCTTATTCGTTGAATCTGACTTTACCTCCGTTGGGGATCGTTTTCTTCAAGCTCAAATAACACCTTAGCGCTGTTGGTGTTTAATTTTCTTGAATGGAAAGCGGCAGGATTACTTTTCCTCAAACCGAAAGGAAGAAGGAAATTCTGCCGCTTTTTGCTTAAGTTAAATTTTTTGAAAATGTTTTAAAACGTGTTTAGTCAGATTTTTAGAAACCTGGTTAGACGATGGCTAAATGTAATTTATGAGCCTAACAAGTCTTCACTAATTTTTATATCGCTCTTTAATTTATATATTTTTTCCAAAACCACATAATCACAAAACATCTGATAATTGCATATTTTTTTGGAAATTTTTGTATCTTTGCTAACATCGGAACATTAATAAAACTTCTACCTTAAGAAAGGGGTTGCTTCCTCCTTTAGGCATATAGTCCCAATAACCTTTGCTGCTCTATCATAAACATTTATTAAGCCGTCATAGAGGAAGAACAATTTAGGAGTCAAGAGTGAGATTGACTTTGGTATGACGGGCGGATTAATCATCCGTACAAGTCTCGCCGGCAAAGGGCGAAACGGAAAAACAAAACTTTTTTTGTGAAACCCATTCCTCGTGCCGGTGGTATACTTCTGAATTCTGATTTCTTTGATTTATATCAGGCGATTTCTTTCCGTTAAAAGGTTAATAACTAGATCCCAAAGAGGAGAATTGAACGTGAAAATTGGCGCAAGTTATTTGGGTAATGGGACGTGTGAATTTACCGTTTGGGCACCGGCTGTAAAAGAAGTAGCCGTAAAAATTGTTTCTCCAGAGGAACGCGTGCTTCCTATGGAAAAAGACGAGTCAGGCTACTGGAAAGTAAAAGCTCAAGATATTAATCCAGAAACACTTTACTTTTATAAACTTGAAGAAGCGGCAGATAGGCCAGATCCAGCGTCACATTTTCAACCACAGGATGTACACGGCCCTTCTAGCGTGGTGGATCACAGCAATTTTAGCTGGAATGACAGCAATTGGTCTGGGGTTCCTTTGGAGGAAATGATTATCTATGAATTGCACGTCGGCACTTTCACCACAGAAGGCACCTTTGAAGCAATTATTCCTCGCTTAAAAGAGTTGCAAGAGTTTGGGGTAAATGCGATTGAAATTATGCCAATTGCTCAATTTCCGGGTAATCGGAATTGGGGATATGATGGGGCTTATCCTTATGCAGTGCAGAATTCCTACGGTGGCCCTGAAGCATTGAAAAAACTTGTGGATGCTGCTCATCAGCAAGGAATTTCAATCATTCTAGATGTGGTTTACAACCACTTTGGCCCAGAAGGAAATTACACCAACGAATATGGCCCTTATTTTACGGAAACGTATCTAACCCCTTGGGGTTGTGCGATGAATTTCGATGACAAACAAAGCGAAGGGGTGCGTAACTATTTTATTGAAAACGCACTTTACTGGTTTGAAAATTATCACATCGATGCGCTGCGGTTAGATGCAATCCACGCAATTTATGATTTGGGGGCTAAACATTTCTTGGAAGAACTGTCAGAGAAAGTTGAGGCACTTTCTAAAACTGCCGGCAAAAAACTTTATCTGATAGCCGAGAGCGATTTAAACGACGTTCGCGTTATTCGCGAACGCGAGTTGGGAGGGCATGGAATGGATGCCCAGTGGAGTGATGATTTCCATCACGTCCTTCATGGCTTACTCACAGGAGAAACGATTGGTTACTACAGCGATTATGGCAAATGCGAACAGTTAGCAACTGCCTATAAAGAAAGCTTTGTTTACTCTTGGAAATACTCACCTTATCGGCAGCGTTATCACGGCAACGATGCCAGCAGCCGGCCTGGTCATCAATTTGTCATCTGCACCCAAAATCATGACCAAGTAGGTAATCGAATGCTCGGTGAGCGATTATCTAACCTTGTTTCTTTTGAGGCGTTAAAACTCGCTGCCGGTGCGCTTCTTCTTGCGCCTAATGTTCCCATGCTATTTATGGGTGAAGAATATGGAGAAGAATCTCCGTTTCTTTACTTTGTCAGCCATACTGACCCAGACTTAGTTAAGGCTGTAAGAGAAGGAAGGAAAAAAGAGTTTTCTGAGTTTCATTTAGAAGGAGAATACAAAGATCCTGAAAGTGTAGAGACTTTCAAAGAATCTCAGCTTAAATGGGAGAAGCGCCAAGAAGGCAAACACAAAGCTCTGCTGGAACTTTATCAGTATTTGATTCAGCTTCGCCGCACACTGCCGGCATTGAAAAAGCTCGACAAGCAAAACTTAGAAGCTTCTGCCATTGAAGCAGATAAACTTCTGTTTCTTCATCGCTGGAGTAACGAAAGCAAAATCTTCTGCATCATGAACTTTAATGATAAAGAAGTGACGTTTAATGCAGCACTTCCTA from Microcoleus sp. FACHB-68 includes:
- the glgB gene encoding 1,4-alpha-glucan branching protein GlgB; translated protein: MTYQLTINQEQLQETNGNVSLITNDDLYLFNEGSHFHLYEKLGSHPIVVNGVRGTYFAVWAPNAGYVGVKGDFNGWQDEGHALSRKGESGIWEGFIPEMTKGSLYKYRIVNHDNGYAVDKADPFAKSQESPPRTASVVWDSAYSWHDSEWMGKRERLQALDAPMSIYEVHLGSWMRVPEEGNRFLTYRELASKLADYVNRLGFTHVELMPITEHPFYGSWGYQTTGYFSPTSRYGTPQDFMYMVDYLHQQGIGVILDWVPSHFPTDLHGLNYFDGTNLYEHSDPRQGFHPDWQSSIFNYGRHEVRSFLISSAFFWLDKCHIDGLRVDAVASMLYLDYSRKDGEWIPNEFGGRENSRAIDFLRRFNAAIYEHFPGVQTIAEESTAWAKVSRPLYDGGLGFGLKWDMGWMHDTLSYMSCDPVYRKHHQNQLTFRMIYAFNENFVLPLSHDEVVHGKGSLINKMPGDAWQKFANMRLLFGYMYAQAAKKLIFMGGEFGQWSEWSHDRSLDWHLLDSPSHAGLQKWVSDLNRIYRTEPALHELDFDWQGFEWIDCNDAEQSTISLVRKGKSENEVVLAVCNYTPLPRYNYRVGVPKEGFWQELLNSDAVDYFGSGLGNFGGLTAEAIPCHNQPYSLNLTLPPLGIVFFKLK
- the treZ gene encoding malto-oligosyltrehalose trehalohydrolase, whose protein sequence is MKIGASYLGNGTCEFTVWAPAVKEVAVKIVSPEERVLPMEKDESGYWKVKAQDINPETLYFYKLEEAADRPDPASHFQPQDVHGPSSVVDHSNFSWNDSNWSGVPLEEMIIYELHVGTFTTEGTFEAIIPRLKELQEFGVNAIEIMPIAQFPGNRNWGYDGAYPYAVQNSYGGPEALKKLVDAAHQQGISIILDVVYNHFGPEGNYTNEYGPYFTETYLTPWGCAMNFDDKQSEGVRNYFIENALYWFENYHIDALRLDAIHAIYDLGAKHFLEELSEKVEALSKTAGKKLYLIAESDLNDVRVIRERELGGHGMDAQWSDDFHHVLHGLLTGETIGYYSDYGKCEQLATAYKESFVYSWKYSPYRQRYHGNDASSRPGHQFVICTQNHDQVGNRMLGERLSNLVSFEALKLAAGALLLAPNVPMLFMGEEYGEESPFLYFVSHTDPDLVKAVREGRKKEFSEFHLEGEYKDPESVETFKESQLKWEKRQEGKHKALLELYQYLIQLRRTLPALKKLDKQNLEASAIEADKLLFLHRWSNESKIFCIMNFNDKEVTFNAALPNGNWHKILDSSEPKWMGSGSTLPDELMQDQELSIKPQSFVLYQQ